One region of Pseudomonas sp. ABC1 genomic DNA includes:
- a CDS encoding adenosylmethionine--8-amino-7-oxononanoate transaminase, which yields MSLNQSWMQRDLAVLWHPCTQMKDHERLPLIPIRRGEGVWLEDFDGKRYLDAVGSWWVNVFGHANPRIGQRIKDQLDQLEHVMLAGFSHGPVIELSERLVALTPNGLDRVFYADNGSSGIEIALKMSHHYWVNQGRPEKSRFVTLSNSYHGETVAAMSVSDVPLFTSTYKALLLDTLKVPSPDCYLREEDVSWEAHSRQMFEHMERTLAEHASEVAAVIVEPLIQGACGMRMYHPIYLTLLREACDRHGVLLILDEIAVGFGRTGTMFACEQAGITPDFLCLSKALTGGYLPMAAVLTTETVYQAFYDDYGSLRGFLHSHTYTGNPLACAAALATLDIFQQDNVIEANKALAEHMRTATAHLVDHPHVAEVRQTGMALAIEMVEDKASRTPYPWQERRGLQVYQHALQRGALLRPLGSVVYFLPPYVITEEQIDFLAQVTTEGIDLATRKPSVSVGLSSYTAFHDPG from the coding sequence ATGAGCCTCAACCAGAGCTGGATGCAGCGCGACCTCGCGGTGCTCTGGCATCCCTGCACACAGATGAAAGACCACGAACGGCTGCCTTTGATCCCTATTCGTCGCGGCGAAGGCGTCTGGCTGGAAGATTTCGATGGAAAACGCTACCTGGATGCGGTCGGTTCCTGGTGGGTCAACGTGTTTGGGCATGCCAATCCGCGCATCGGCCAGCGCATCAAGGACCAGTTGGACCAACTGGAGCATGTGATGCTGGCCGGGTTCAGCCATGGCCCGGTGATCGAGCTGTCGGAACGTCTGGTCGCCCTGACGCCGAACGGGCTGGACCGGGTGTTCTACGCCGACAACGGCTCGTCCGGCATCGAGATCGCGCTGAAGATGAGCCACCACTATTGGGTCAACCAGGGGCGCCCGGAGAAATCCCGCTTCGTCACCCTGAGCAACAGCTACCACGGCGAGACCGTCGCGGCGATGTCGGTCAGTGACGTGCCACTCTTTACCTCGACCTACAAGGCGCTGCTGCTGGACACCCTCAAGGTGCCCAGCCCGGACTGCTACCTGCGAGAGGAAGACGTGAGCTGGGAGGCGCATTCGCGGCAGATGTTCGAGCACATGGAGCGCACCCTGGCCGAACATGCCAGCGAAGTCGCGGCGGTCATCGTCGAACCGTTGATCCAGGGCGCATGCGGCATGCGCATGTACCACCCGATCTACCTGACGCTGCTGCGCGAAGCCTGCGACCGCCACGGCGTGCTGCTGATCCTCGACGAAATCGCCGTCGGCTTCGGTCGCACCGGCACAATGTTCGCCTGCGAGCAGGCAGGCATCACACCGGACTTCCTCTGCCTGTCCAAGGCCCTGACCGGTGGCTACCTGCCGATGGCCGCAGTGCTGACCACCGAGACCGTCTACCAGGCGTTCTACGACGACTACGGCAGCCTGCGCGGCTTCCTGCATTCGCACACCTACACCGGCAACCCGCTGGCCTGTGCAGCGGCGCTGGCGACACTGGATATCTTCCAACAGGACAATGTGATCGAAGCCAACAAGGCCCTGGCCGAGCACATGCGCACGGCCACCGCGCACCTGGTCGACCACCCGCATGTCGCCGAAGTCCGGCAGACCGGCATGGCCCTGGCGATCGAAATGGTCGAGGACAAGGCCAGCCGCACCCCCTACCCCTGGCAGGAGCGCCGTGGCCTGCAGGTCTATCAACACGCGCTGCAACGCGGTGCACTGTTGCGTCCCCTCGGCAGCGTGGTTTATTTCCTGCCGCCCTACGTCATTACCGAGGAGCAGATCGACTTTCTTGCGCAGGTCACCACCGAGGGTATCGACCTGGCGACCCGCAAGCCGAGCGTATCCGTCGGCCTGTCTTCCTACACGGCCTTCCACGACCCCGGTTGA
- the gap gene encoding type I glyceraldehyde-3-phosphate dehydrogenase: protein MLRIAINGYGRIGRAVLRALFERGLDQQIRIEAINDLSDNDTLAHLTRFDSTFGRFHEPVALEGDRLRIRDQSIRLLSEREPSRLPWKELGIDVVLECSGKFKQRAQAEQHLQAGAGRVFASHPLDGADLTVVYGVNHHLLADQRILSNASCTTNCLAPLAKVLHEAVGIRQGLLNTVHAYTNDQNLLDKAHKDLYRARAAALSMIPSTTGAARAIGLVLPELAGRLDGLSVRVPTPNVSLVDLTFTAECAPASVEALNQALREGAERLPEGVMECNTLPLVSHDFNGYATSCVADLSHTRVQGDLVKVLAWYDNEWAFSNRMLDVLQLWGRGTGA, encoded by the coding sequence ATGCTGCGTATTGCCATCAACGGGTATGGGCGCATTGGCCGCGCCGTGCTGCGGGCGCTGTTCGAGCGGGGGCTGGATCAGCAGATCCGCATCGAAGCGATCAACGACCTGAGCGACAACGACACCCTGGCGCACCTGACCCGCTTCGACTCGACCTTTGGCCGTTTCCACGAGCCGGTGGCGCTGGAAGGTGATCGCCTGCGTATCCGCGACCAGTCGATTCGCCTGCTCAGCGAGCGCGAGCCGTCGCGTCTGCCCTGGAAGGAACTGGGCATCGACGTGGTGCTGGAGTGCTCCGGCAAGTTCAAGCAACGCGCCCAGGCCGAGCAGCACTTGCAGGCCGGGGCTGGCCGGGTGTTCGCATCGCACCCGCTGGACGGCGCCGACCTGACGGTGGTCTATGGCGTCAACCACCACCTGCTGGCCGACCAGCGCATCCTCTCCAATGCGTCCTGCACCACCAACTGCCTGGCGCCGCTGGCCAAGGTGCTGCACGAGGCGGTGGGCATTCGCCAGGGACTGCTGAACACCGTGCACGCCTACACCAATGACCAGAACCTGCTGGACAAGGCGCACAAGGACCTCTACCGCGCCCGTGCCGCCGCATTGTCGATGATTCCCTCGACCACCGGTGCCGCGAGGGCCATCGGCCTGGTGCTGCCGGAGCTGGCGGGGCGACTGGACGGGCTCTCGGTACGGGTGCCGACGCCGAACGTGTCGCTGGTCGACCTGACGTTCACCGCCGAGTGCGCACCAGCCAGCGTCGAGGCGCTCAACCAGGCGTTGCGCGAGGGTGCGGAGCGTCTTCCGGAAGGGGTGATGGAGTGCAATACGCTGCCGCTGGTGTCCCATGACTTCAACGGTTATGCGACATCCTGCGTGGCCGACCTCAGCCATACACGGGTGCAGGGCGACCTGGTCAAGGTATTGGCCTGGTACGACAACGAGTGGGCGTTCTCCAACCGCATGCTCGACGTGCTGCAACTCTGGGGGCGCGGCACCGGCGCTTGA
- the mdtD gene encoding multidrug transporter subunit MdtD produces the protein MQVPFSLDARTARVLPWLVAIAFFMQTLDGTILNTALPAMAMDLHEDPLRMQGVVIAYMLTVALLIPASGWLADRFGARTTFFAAIALFTLGSLLCALSQSLGQLIASRIVQGLGGALMLPVGRLVILRVFPRSEFVKVMAFIALPGLVGPLVGPTLGGWLVEYASWHWIFLINLPVGVLGCVFAWRFMPALRDTQRTPFDIPGFILFGLAMILITMALEGLAEMHMPHVRVLLLLFAGAACLCAYWLRAARIDSPLFSPALFHCRSFAVGILGNLFARLGGGALPFLLPLLLQLALNYSPAQAGMAMIPLALGAMSVKPLAQPVLQRFGYRRVLVSNTLLLGALVIALGLASSQVPLWGLLALLWVLGMVNSLQFTAMNTITLIGLSNEQASGGNGLLSVVIQLSMSLGVAAASALVNGFNGPDVGSDTLQAFQLTFVCVGGITMLAAALFMQLDERAGRTG, from the coding sequence CCCTGGCTGGTGGCCATCGCGTTCTTCATGCAGACGCTGGACGGCACCATCCTCAATACCGCCTTGCCGGCCATGGCCATGGACCTGCACGAAGACCCCCTGCGCATGCAGGGAGTGGTGATCGCCTACATGCTCACCGTGGCGCTGCTGATCCCCGCATCGGGTTGGCTGGCCGATCGTTTCGGGGCGCGCACGACCTTTTTCGCCGCCATTGCGCTGTTCACCCTGGGTTCGCTGCTTTGTGCGCTGTCGCAGAGCCTTGGGCAATTGATCGCCTCGCGGATCGTCCAGGGGCTGGGCGGGGCGTTGATGCTGCCGGTCGGGCGCCTGGTGATCCTGCGGGTGTTCCCGCGCAGCGAATTCGTCAAGGTGATGGCCTTCATTGCGCTGCCGGGGCTGGTCGGGCCGCTGGTGGGGCCGACCCTCGGCGGCTGGCTGGTGGAATATGCCTCCTGGCACTGGATTTTCCTGATCAACCTGCCGGTGGGCGTGCTCGGTTGTGTGTTCGCCTGGCGTTTCATGCCAGCCCTGCGCGATACGCAGCGCACCCCCTTCGATATACCGGGCTTTATCCTGTTCGGGCTGGCGATGATCCTGATCACCATGGCGCTGGAGGGCCTGGCGGAAATGCACATGCCCCATGTGCGGGTGCTATTGCTGCTGTTCGCCGGAGCGGCCTGCCTGTGCGCCTACTGGCTACGCGCCGCACGCATCGACAGCCCGCTGTTCAGTCCCGCTCTGTTCCACTGCCGCAGCTTTGCCGTGGGCATCCTCGGCAATCTGTTCGCCCGTCTTGGTGGCGGTGCGCTGCCGTTCCTGCTGCCGCTGCTGCTACAGCTCGCGCTGAACTATTCGCCCGCGCAGGCCGGTATGGCGATGATCCCGCTGGCGCTAGGCGCGATGAGCGTCAAACCGCTGGCACAGCCGGTGTTGCAGCGCTTCGGTTATCGGCGGGTGCTGGTGAGCAATACCCTGTTGTTGGGGGCGCTGGTGATCGCCCTGGGCCTGGCGAGCAGCCAGGTGCCCTTGTGGGGGCTGCTGGCGCTGCTCTGGGTGCTGGGGATGGTCAACTCGTTGCAGTTCACCGCCATGAACACCATCACACTGATCGGCCTGAGCAATGAGCAGGCCAGCGGTGGCAATGGTTTGCTGTCGGTGGTGATACAGTTGTCGATGAGTCTTGGCGTGGCGGCGGCGAGTGCGCTGGTCAATGGTTTCAACGGGCCGGATGTGGGCAGCGATACCTTGCAGGCGTTCCAGTTGACCTTCGTCTGTGTCGGCGGGATCACCATGCTGGCGGCGGCGCTTTTCATGCAACTGGACGAGCGCGCCGGTCGTACCGGCTAA
- a CDS encoding NAD(P)/FAD-dependent oxidoreductase, translating into MPHRILIIGGGAGGLELATRLGRTLGKSGKAEITLVDANLTHIWKPLLHEVAAGSLNSSENELNYVAQAKWCHFNFQIGRLCGLDRAGKRVELAAIEDDNGVELLPARWLPYDSLVIAIGSKTNDFGTPGAAEHCIFLDSPQQAERFHQQLLSHYLCAHAQNNEEGHISVAIVGAGATGVELAAELHNAAHELAAYGLNGIQPQNMNITLIEAGPKVLPALPERISVPVHRTLEKLGVRVLTSSAVQQIDADGLTIADGSVVPAGLKVWAAGIKAPGFLNGIGGLESNRINQLLVRPTLQTTLDDDIFALGDCAACPMDDGSGRNVPPRAQAAHQQASLLAKSLTLRLQGKALPTYQYRDYGSLVSLSRFSAVGNLMGNLMGNVKLEGWLARMFYISLYRMHQVALYGLPRTALLMLSDRIGRGTEPRLKLH; encoded by the coding sequence GTGCCCCACAGAATTCTCATCATTGGCGGCGGTGCCGGCGGCCTGGAACTGGCCACCCGCCTGGGTCGGACACTGGGCAAGAGCGGCAAGGCCGAGATCACCCTGGTCGATGCCAACCTCACGCATATCTGGAAGCCGCTGCTGCATGAAGTCGCCGCCGGCTCGCTGAACTCCTCGGAAAACGAACTGAACTACGTCGCACAAGCGAAGTGGTGCCACTTCAACTTCCAGATCGGCCGACTCTGTGGGCTCGACCGTGCAGGCAAACGCGTCGAACTCGCTGCCATCGAAGACGATAACGGCGTCGAACTGCTGCCTGCGCGCTGGTTGCCGTACGACAGCCTGGTCATCGCCATCGGCAGCAAGACCAATGACTTCGGCACACCCGGCGCCGCCGAGCACTGCATCTTCCTCGACAGCCCGCAGCAAGCCGAGCGCTTCCACCAGCAACTGCTCAGCCACTACCTGTGCGCTCACGCCCAGAACAACGAAGAAGGCCATATCAGCGTGGCCATCGTCGGCGCCGGTGCCACCGGTGTGGAACTGGCGGCCGAGCTGCACAATGCCGCCCATGAACTGGCGGCCTACGGCCTGAACGGCATCCAGCCGCAGAACATGAACATCACCCTGATCGAGGCCGGGCCGAAGGTGCTTCCGGCGCTGCCCGAGCGTATCAGCGTGCCGGTGCACCGCACCCTGGAAAAACTCGGCGTGCGCGTCCTGACTTCATCGGCCGTGCAACAGATAGATGCCGACGGCCTGACCATCGCCGACGGCAGCGTGGTGCCGGCGGGGCTCAAGGTCTGGGCCGCCGGGATCAAGGCGCCGGGTTTCCTCAACGGCATCGGCGGGCTGGAGAGCAACCGGATCAACCAGTTGCTGGTGCGACCGACCCTGCAGACCACACTGGACGACGACATCTTCGCACTGGGCGACTGTGCCGCCTGCCCGATGGACGACGGCAGCGGACGCAACGTCCCGCCCCGCGCCCAGGCCGCGCACCAGCAGGCTTCGCTGCTGGCCAAGTCGCTGACCCTGCGCCTGCAGGGCAAGGCGCTGCCGACCTACCAGTACAGGGACTATGGCTCGCTGGTATCGCTGTCGCGCTTCAGCGCCGTGGGCAACCTGATGGGTAATCTGATGGGCAACGTCAAACTGGAAGGTTGGCTGGCGCGGATGTTCTACATCTCGCTCTACCGCATGCACCAGGTGGCGCTCTACGGCCTGCCACGCACGGCCCTGCTGATGCTCAGCGACCGTATCGGGCGCGGCACCGAGCCGCGTCTGAAACTGCACTAG
- a CDS encoding efflux RND transporter periplasmic adaptor subunit, with protein sequence MSVKSTSAALVSIMAASIVLSACKEQTPPPAQQAPQVGIVTLQAEPFSLTTELPGRTQAFRIAEVRPQVNGVIQKRLFTEGSEVKAGEQLYQIDASVYDATLKSAQASLASSKSLAERYASLVKDQAVSKQAYDEARAANLQAEANLEQARINVRYTKVLAPIAGRIGRSAVTEGALVSNGQTQALATIQQLDPIYVDVTQPSRELLTLRRDLEQGRLERAGENAARVSLTLEDGSLYEHEGTLEFSEVSVDSTTGSVTLRAVFPNPDKNLLPGMFVHAQLIAGVRREAILAPQQGITRTPRGEATAMVVDANGKAELRQLKTERAVGNRWLVSEGLNAGDRLITEGLQFIQPGVEVKAVPASNVDTDKPQAQ encoded by the coding sequence ATGTCCGTCAAGTCAACCAGTGCCGCTCTGGTTTCAATCATGGCTGCCTCGATCGTGCTCAGCGCCTGCAAGGAGCAGACTCCGCCGCCCGCACAGCAGGCGCCACAAGTGGGAATCGTCACCTTGCAGGCCGAGCCGTTCTCGCTGACCACCGAACTGCCAGGGCGTACGCAGGCCTTTCGCATCGCCGAGGTCCGTCCGCAGGTCAATGGCGTGATCCAGAAACGCCTGTTCACCGAAGGCAGCGAAGTCAAGGCGGGCGAGCAGCTGTACCAGATCGATGCATCGGTCTATGACGCGACCTTGAAGAGCGCTCAGGCCAGCCTGGCATCCAGCAAATCGCTGGCCGAGCGCTATGCATCGCTGGTCAAGGACCAGGCGGTCAGCAAGCAGGCCTATGACGAGGCGCGGGCGGCCAATCTGCAAGCCGAGGCGAACCTCGAGCAGGCGCGCATCAATGTCCGCTACACCAAGGTGCTGGCGCCGATCGCTGGCCGTATCGGCCGCTCCGCCGTGACCGAGGGCGCCCTGGTGAGTAATGGCCAGACCCAGGCGCTGGCGACCATCCAGCAACTCGACCCGATCTATGTGGACGTCACCCAGCCTTCCCGCGAGTTGCTGACGCTGCGCCGCGACCTCGAGCAGGGCCGCTTGGAGCGCGCGGGTGAGAATGCCGCGCGGGTTTCGCTGACACTCGAAGACGGCTCGCTCTACGAGCACGAAGGCACCCTGGAGTTCTCCGAAGTCTCGGTGGATTCCACCACCGGATCGGTGACGCTGCGTGCCGTGTTCCCCAACCCCGACAAGAACCTGCTGCCCGGCATGTTCGTGCATGCGCAACTGATCGCCGGGGTCCGGCGTGAGGCGATCCTGGCGCCGCAGCAAGGCATTACCCGCACGCCGCGCGGCGAAGCCACGGCCATGGTCGTGGATGCCAATGGCAAGGCGGAGCTGCGCCAGCTCAAGACTGAACGTGCGGTCGGTAACCGCTGGCTGGTCAGCGAGGGGCTGAACGCGGGTGATCGCCTGATCACCGAGGGACTGCAATTCATCCAGCCCGGCGTCGAAGTCAAGGCTGTTCCGGCTTCCAATGTCGATACCGACAAGCCTCAAGCCCAATAA
- a CDS encoding YceI family protein: MLKKSFAALALGSALFAGQALAADYAIDKEGQHAFINFKISHLGYSWLYGTFKDFDGSFSFDAAKPEASKVKVEIKTASLDSNHAERDKHLRGDKFLNTSKHPISTFESTAVKSTGEGTADITGNLTLNGVTKPVVLKAKFLGEGNDPWGGYRAGFEGGTTLKLKDFNIEGPGPASQEVELILTVEGVRK, encoded by the coding sequence ATGTTGAAGAAAAGCTTCGCAGCCCTGGCCCTGGGCTCGGCCCTGTTCGCAGGCCAGGCCCTGGCCGCCGACTACGCCATCGACAAGGAAGGTCAGCACGCCTTCATCAATTTCAAGATCAGCCACCTGGGCTACAGCTGGCTGTATGGCACCTTCAAGGACTTCGATGGCAGCTTCAGCTTCGACGCGGCCAAGCCGGAAGCGAGCAAGGTCAAGGTCGAGATCAAGACTGCCAGCCTGGACTCCAACCATGCCGAGCGTGACAAGCACCTGCGTGGCGACAAGTTCCTCAACACCAGCAAGCACCCGATTTCGACTTTCGAATCCACCGCAGTCAAGTCCACTGGCGAAGGCACTGCCGACATCACCGGCAACCTGACCCTGAATGGCGTGACCAAGCCCGTTGTGCTCAAGGCCAAGTTCCTCGGCGAAGGCAACGACCCATGGGGCGGCTACCGCGCCGGTTTCGAGGGCGGTACCACGCTGAAGCTGAAGGACTTCAATATCGAAGGGCCAGGCCCGGCTTCCCAGGAAGTCGAGCTGATCCTGACGGTCGAAGGTGTTCGCAAGTAA
- a CDS encoding cytochrome c5 family protein, with the protein MNLIKKILAAQTAVVALWAMNAQATTNDAIAARLKPVGEVCIQGQECAAAAAGASAVAGGGARSGQDVVAKFCNACHSIGLLDAPKVGDSAAWKARADKEGGLDGLLATAIKGLNAMPPKGTCADCTDDELKGAIQHMSGL; encoded by the coding sequence GTGAACCTAATTAAAAAGATCCTGGCAGCACAGACTGCCGTAGTAGCCTTGTGGGCAATGAACGCTCAGGCTACGACGAACGATGCCATCGCCGCTCGTCTGAAGCCGGTGGGTGAAGTCTGCATCCAGGGCCAGGAGTGCGCAGCCGCTGCGGCAGGCGCTTCGGCGGTCGCTGGTGGTGGTGCCCGCTCCGGTCAGGACGTGGTCGCCAAGTTCTGCAATGCGTGCCATAGCATTGGTCTGCTGGATGCGCCGAAGGTCGGCGATAGCGCCGCCTGGAAGGCCCGCGCAGACAAGGAAGGCGGACTGGACGGCCTGCTGGCCACCGCCATCAAGGGCCTGAACGCCATGCCGCCGAAAGGCACCTGTGCCGACTGCACGGATGATGAACTCAAGGGAGCCATCCAGCACATGTCCGGCCTCTGA
- a CDS encoding xanthine phosphoribosyltransferase — protein MEQLKQKIRSEGIVLSDKVLKVDAFLNHQIDPLLMQQIGHEFAQRFKDAGITKIVTIEASGIAPAVMAGLELGVPVIFARKHQSLTLNDNLLTASVYSFTKQVESTIAISTQHLSSADRVLVIDDFLANGKAAQGLIEIIQKAGASIAGLGIVIEKSFQAGRQELEQAGYRVESLARVQALRDGQVFFLD, from the coding sequence GTGGAACAGTTGAAACAGAAAATCCGCAGTGAAGGTATCGTCCTCTCGGACAAAGTGCTCAAGGTCGATGCCTTTCTGAACCATCAGATCGATCCACTGCTGATGCAGCAGATCGGCCATGAATTCGCCCAGCGTTTCAAGGATGCCGGCATCACCAAGATCGTCACCATCGAGGCTTCGGGCATCGCCCCGGCAGTGATGGCTGGACTGGAACTGGGCGTACCGGTGATCTTCGCCCGCAAGCACCAGTCGCTGACGCTCAACGACAACCTGCTGACCGCCTCGGTCTACTCGTTCACCAAGCAGGTCGAAAGCACCATCGCCATTTCCACCCAGCACCTGTCGAGTGCCGACCGGGTGCTGGTCATCGACGACTTCCTGGCCAACGGCAAGGCCGCCCAGGGCCTGATCGAGATCATCCAAAAGGCCGGCGCCAGCATTGCCGGGCTGGGCATCGTGATCGAGAAGTCCTTCCAGGCCGGGCGCCAGGAGCTGGAGCAGGCCGGATACCGTGTCGAGTCCCTCGCCCGGGTGCAGGCCCTGCGCGACGGTCAGGTGTTCTTCCTCGACTGA
- a CDS encoding methyl-accepting chemotaxis protein → MLSGLRIRNLTVTRKLALGFGLLLVLALLLALIGENGLRSSGKSLQRISLVSTLFDETVFTREANYNYALKPAPEHLSDHEEHSKNLSNALDGLLGDIQANRWPAQDRAAVERLRTTLDSYTRERSQATTTDALLAANGRLLELQESINTLYYAEEGRAAAQVTNTGIMLGAVTLLAIISGALVALVISRQIVNPLRRAVDAAQRIADGDLTVELHSQRSDELGVLLRAINNMSLSLRDVIAQIGSGSHQLAASASQLASITNQTQAGIDSQRSETDLVATAMNEMSATVQEVAQNSEQAASAAQEADHEAGHALQLSQQAIEQIEVLARDVGISAESMARLRQESERIGGVLDVIKTVAGQTNLLALNAAIEAARAGEAGRGFAVVADEVRNLAQRTQNSSEEIEKLIASLQDIAGESSRMMQTSVDQTHLSVNGVRDTGAALAAITRQVSNIQQMSALIATAAEEQSAVAEEINRSVSTVRDTAEESASASAEISAASTELARLGNDLERLVRHFRT, encoded by the coding sequence ATGCTATCCGGACTCAGAATAAGAAACCTGACCGTCACCCGAAAACTGGCACTGGGTTTCGGCCTGCTGCTGGTGCTGGCGTTGCTGCTGGCACTGATCGGCGAGAACGGCCTGCGCAGCAGCGGCAAGTCCCTGCAACGCATCAGTCTGGTCAGCACCCTGTTCGATGAAACCGTCTTCACCCGCGAAGCCAACTACAACTACGCACTGAAACCGGCGCCCGAGCACCTCTCCGACCACGAAGAACACAGCAAAAACCTGAGCAATGCCCTCGACGGCCTGCTGGGCGATATCCAGGCCAACCGCTGGCCCGCCCAGGACCGGGCAGCAGTCGAGCGCCTGCGCACCACACTCGACAGCTACACCCGCGAACGCAGCCAGGCCACGACCACCGACGCCCTGCTAGCCGCCAATGGTCGCCTGCTGGAACTGCAAGAAAGCATCAACACGCTGTACTACGCCGAAGAAGGCCGTGCCGCCGCCCAGGTGACCAACACCGGCATCATGCTGGGTGCCGTCACGCTGCTGGCGATCATCAGCGGCGCACTGGTGGCGCTGGTCATCAGCCGCCAGATCGTCAACCCGCTGCGCCGCGCGGTGGACGCCGCACAGCGCATCGCCGATGGCGACCTGACCGTCGAACTGCACAGCCAGCGCAGCGATGAGCTGGGCGTCCTGCTGCGCGCCATCAACAATATGAGCCTGAGCCTGCGCGACGTCATCGCACAGATCGGCAGTGGCTCGCACCAGTTGGCGGCGTCGGCGTCGCAACTGGCCTCGATCACCAACCAGACCCAGGCCGGCATCGACAGCCAACGTAGCGAAACCGATCTGGTCGCCACCGCGATGAACGAAATGTCCGCGACCGTGCAGGAAGTCGCGCAGAACTCGGAACAGGCGGCCAGCGCCGCCCAGGAAGCGGACCATGAGGCGGGCCACGCCCTGCAACTCTCGCAACAGGCCATCGAGCAGATCGAAGTACTGGCACGGGATGTCGGCATATCCGCCGAGTCGATGGCCCGGCTGCGACAGGAAAGCGAGCGCATCGGCGGTGTGCTGGATGTGATCAAGACCGTTGCCGGCCAGACCAACCTGCTGGCGCTCAACGCCGCCATCGAAGCCGCCCGCGCGGGCGAGGCGGGCCGTGGCTTCGCCGTGGTCGCCGACGAAGTGCGCAACCTGGCGCAGCGCACGCAGAATTCATCGGAGGAAATCGAGAAACTGATCGCCAGCCTGCAGGATATCGCCGGGGAAAGCAGCCGCATGATGCAGACCAGCGTCGACCAGACCCACCTGTCGGTCAACGGTGTGCGCGACACCGGCGCGGCGCTGGCCGCGATCACCCGCCAGGTATCCAACATCCAGCAGATGAGTGCGCTGATCGCCACCGCCGCCGAGGAACAATCGGCGGTGGCCGAAGAGATCAACCGCAGCGTCTCCACGGTGCGCGACACCGCCGAGGAATCCGCCAGCGCCAGCGCGGAAATCTCCGCCGCCAGCACCGAACTGGCGCGCCTGGGCAACGACCTGGAGCGCCTGGTCCGCCACTTCCGCACGTAA
- a CDS encoding cytochrome b — translation MQWRNSSSNYGLVSIAIHWLVALVVFGLFGLGYWMMGLDYYSNWYRTAPDIHKSVGILLFSLMLLRVLWRFASPVPAALASHGTLTRLASKAGHLFLYVGLFVLMTSGYLISTADGRPISVFGLFEVPATLTSIPRQEDIAGMVHHYLAWGLVIFAGLHGLAAIKHHFIDRDSTLKRMFGRA, via the coding sequence ATGCAATGGCGCAACTCTTCGAGCAACTATGGATTGGTCAGCATCGCCATTCACTGGCTGGTCGCGCTCGTGGTGTTCGGCCTGTTCGGTCTCGGGTACTGGATGATGGGGCTGGACTACTACAGCAACTGGTATCGCACCGCGCCGGACATCCACAAGAGTGTCGGTATCCTGCTGTTCAGCCTGATGCTGCTGCGTGTTCTCTGGCGTTTCGCCAGCCCCGTGCCGGCAGCCCTGGCCAGCCATGGCACGCTGACCCGCCTGGCCAGCAAGGCAGGCCATCTGTTCCTGTATGTCGGCTTGTTCGTGCTGATGACCTCGGGCTACCTGATTTCCACCGCCGATGGACGGCCGATCAGTGTCTTCGGGCTGTTCGAAGTGCCTGCCACCCTGACCTCGATACCCCGTCAGGAAGATATCGCCGGCATGGTGCACCACTACCTGGCCTGGGGGCTGGTGATTTTCGCCGGCCTGCATGGCCTGGCCGCTATCAAGCATCATTTCATCGACCGCGATTCGACGCTCAAGCGCATGTTTGGACGCGCTTGA